A genome region from Vulpes lagopus strain Blue_001 chromosome 7, ASM1834538v1, whole genome shotgun sequence includes the following:
- the DUSP7 gene encoding dual specificity protein phosphatase 7, whose translation MKNQLRGPPARAHMSASGASAAGDTGAGSEPGAGPGSGTSTGAGAATGAGAMPCKSAEWLQEELEARGGASLLLLDCRPHELFESSHIETAINLAIPGLMLRRLRKGNLPIRSIIPNHADKERFATRCKAATVLLYDEATAEWQPEPGAPASVLGLLLQKLRDDGCQAYYLQGGFNKFQTEYSEHCETNVDSSSSPSGSPPTSVLGLGGLRISSDCSDGESDRELPSSATESDGSPVPSSQPAFPVQILPYLYLGCAKDSTNLDVLGKYGIKYILNVTPNLPNAFEHGGEFTYKQIPISDHWSQNLSQFFPEAISFIDEARSKKCGVLVHCLAGISRSVTVTVAYLMQKMNLSLNDAYDFVKRKKSNISPNFNFMGQLLDFERTLGLSSPCDNHTPSEQLYFSTPTNHNLFPLNTLEST comes from the exons ATGAAAAACCAGCTCCGCGGCCCCCCAGCGCGGGCGCACATGTCGGCCTCGGGGGCGTCGGCTGCTGGGGACACCGGGGCGGGGTCGGAGCCCGGTGCGGGGCCCGGGTCCGGCACTAGCACCGGCGCGGGAGCGGCGACGGGCGCGGGGGCCATGCCCTGCAAGAGCGCCGAGTGGctgcaggaggagctggaggcGCGCGGCGGCGCGTCCCTGCTGCTGCTCGACTGCCGGCCGCACGAGCTCTTCGAGTCGTCGCACATCGAGACGGCCATCAACCTGGCCATCCCGGGCCTCATGCTGCGCCGCCTGCGCAAGGGCAACCTGCCCATCCGCTCCATCATCCCCAACCACGCCGACAAGGAGCGCTTCGCCACGCGCTGCAAGGCGGCCACCGTGCTGCTCTACGACGAGGCCACGGCCGAGTGGCAGCCGGAGCCCGGCGCTCCCGCCTCGGTGCTTGGCCTGCTCCTGCAAAAGCTGCGCGACGACGGCTGCCAGGCCTACTACCTCCAAG GTGGTTTCAACAAGTTCCAGACAGAGTATTCAGAGCATTGCGAGACCAACGTGGACAGCTCGTCCTCACCGAGTGGCTCACCACCCACCTCagtgctgggcctggggggccTGCGGATCAGCTCCGACTGCTCAGACGGGGAATCAGACCGAGAGCTGCCCAGCAGTGCCACCGAGTCGGATGGCAGCCCCGTGCCATCCAGCCAACCAGCCTTCCCCGTCCAGATCCTGCCCTACCTCTACCTCGGCTGTGCCAAGGACTCCACTAACCTGGACGTACTCGGCAAGTACGGCATCAAGTATATCCTCAACGTCACGCCTAACCTGCCCAACGCCTTTGAGCATGGTGGCGAGTTCACCTACAAGCAGATCCCCATCTCCGACCACTGGAGCCAGAACCTCTCCCAGTTCTTTCCCGAGGCCATCAGCTTCATTG ATGAGGCCCGCTCCAAGAAGTGTGGCGTCCTGGTGCACTGCCTAGCAGGAATCAGCCGCTCGGTGACAGTCACCGTGGCCTACCTGATGCAGAAGATGAATCTGTCGCTCAACGATGCCTACGACTTCGTCAAGAGAAAAAAGTCCAACATCTCGCCCAACTTCAACTTTATGGGGCAGCTGCTGGACTTCGAGCGGACGCTGGGGCTGAGCAGCCCGTGCGACAACCATACCCCCAGCGAGCAGCTCTACTTCTCCACGCCCACCAACCACAACCTGTTCCCGCTCAACACCCTGGAGTCCACGTGA